A single window of Kitasatospora sp. HUAS MG31 DNA harbors:
- a CDS encoding nucleoside triphosphate pyrophosphatase encodes MTDRRTLVLASASPARLGLLRQAGLDPVVRVSGVDEDALTAPTPAELALVLAEAKAKAVAAELTASELVVGCDSVLELDGRALGKPADAAEALARWQDMRGRSGVLRTGHCVIDTATGRQSSATASTTVRFGTPDDEEVAAYIASGEPLHVAGAFTLDGRSAPFVEGVDGDPGNVIGLSLPLLRRLLAEVDVRIVDLWT; translated from the coding sequence ATGACCGACCGCCGCACCCTCGTGCTCGCCTCCGCCTCCCCCGCCCGGCTCGGCCTGCTCCGCCAGGCCGGACTCGACCCCGTGGTGCGGGTCAGCGGGGTGGACGAGGACGCGCTGACCGCCCCGACCCCGGCCGAGCTGGCCCTGGTGCTGGCCGAGGCCAAGGCCAAGGCGGTGGCCGCCGAGCTCACCGCCAGCGAGCTGGTGGTCGGCTGCGACTCCGTCCTGGAGCTGGACGGGCGGGCGCTGGGCAAGCCCGCCGACGCCGCCGAGGCGCTGGCCCGCTGGCAGGACATGCGCGGCCGGTCCGGGGTGCTCCGCACCGGCCACTGCGTGATCGACACCGCCACCGGGCGGCAGTCCTCGGCCACCGCCTCCACCACCGTCCGCTTCGGCACCCCGGACGACGAGGAGGTGGCCGCGTACATCGCCTCCGGCGAGCCGCTGCACGTCGCCGGGGCGTTCACCCTGGACGGCCGTTCGGCGCCGTTCGTCGAGGGCGTCGACGGCGACCCGGGCAACGTCATCGGCCTCTCGCTGCCGCTGCTGCGGCGGCTGCTGGCGGAGGTCGACGTCCGGATCGTCGACCTCTGGACCTGA
- a CDS encoding acyl-CoA carboxylase epsilon subunit: MAPIQVLHGQPNPEELATVLAVVQARAAAAQAAAQAAGRAGGPATPWNDRATRLRPALRPGPDAWRTSAWAH, encoded by the coding sequence ATGGCCCCGATCCAGGTGCTGCACGGGCAGCCGAACCCCGAGGAGCTGGCCACCGTCCTGGCGGTGGTCCAGGCCCGGGCCGCCGCCGCTCAGGCCGCCGCGCAGGCGGCCGGACGCGCGGGCGGCCCGGCCACCCCGTGGAACGACCGCGCCACCCGGCTCCGCCCGGCGCTCCGCCCCGGACCGGACGCCTGGCGCACCTCGGCCTGGGCGCACTGA
- a CDS encoding gamma-glutamylcyclotransferase — protein sequence MSLYAAYATNLDARQMTRRAPHSPLRGTGWLTGWRLTFGGEQLGWEGSLATVVEDEKEQVFVSLYDVAPMDEEGLDRWEGVQLGIYRKVRLRAQTLDGEVPVWTYVLNDYEGGLPAARYLGLIADAAESAGAPDDYVQELRRRPC from the coding sequence ATGTCGCTCTACGCCGCGTACGCCACGAACCTCGACGCCCGGCAGATGACCCGGCGCGCCCCGCACTCCCCGCTGCGCGGCACCGGCTGGCTGACCGGGTGGCGGCTGACCTTCGGCGGCGAGCAGCTGGGCTGGGAGGGCTCGCTGGCCACCGTGGTGGAGGACGAGAAGGAGCAGGTGTTCGTCTCGCTCTACGACGTCGCGCCGATGGACGAGGAGGGCCTCGACCGCTGGGAGGGCGTGCAGCTCGGCATCTACCGGAAGGTCAGGCTGCGGGCGCAGACCCTGGACGGCGAGGTCCCGGTCTGGACGTACGTGCTCAACGACTACGAGGGCGGCCTGCCCGCCGCGCGCTATCTCGGGCTGATCGCCGACGCGGCGGAGAGCGCGGGCGCGCCCGACGACTACGTCCAGGAGCTCCGCCGGCGGCCCTGCTGA
- a CDS encoding DeoR/GlpR family DNA-binding transcription regulator — protein MVRANGAVSLRELARVVQTSEVTVRRDVRALEAEGLLDRRHGGAVLPGGFSREPGYPQKTHLAAAEKSAIADLAAGLVEEGDAVVVGAGTTTQELARRLARVPGLTVVTNSLLVAQALAHANRVEVVMTGGTLRGSNYALVGSGAEQSLHGLRVSKAFISGSGLTAERGLSTTNMLSASVDRALVQAAAEVIVLADHTKLGSDTMFQTVPTDAITRLVTDEHTAAEDPTARELDALADCGVQISVAPLGSGSEPAPHQGPVPVGPRRIAPPPGAPLPGPRRPGPHAGPPGQPPARYAELGAPRVRP, from the coding sequence ATGGTGCGCGCCAACGGAGCCGTGTCGCTCCGTGAGCTGGCCCGCGTCGTCCAGACCTCCGAAGTCACCGTACGCAGAGACGTGCGGGCGCTGGAGGCCGAAGGGCTGCTCGACCGCCGGCACGGCGGCGCCGTGCTCCCCGGCGGCTTCAGCCGGGAGCCCGGGTACCCGCAGAAGACCCACCTCGCCGCCGCCGAGAAGAGCGCCATCGCCGACCTGGCGGCCGGCCTGGTCGAGGAGGGCGACGCGGTCGTGGTCGGCGCGGGGACGACCACCCAGGAGCTGGCCCGCCGGCTCGCCCGGGTCCCCGGTCTGACGGTGGTCACCAACTCCCTGCTGGTCGCCCAGGCGCTGGCGCACGCCAACCGCGTCGAGGTGGTGATGACCGGCGGGACGCTCCGCGGCTCCAACTACGCCCTGGTCGGCAGCGGCGCGGAGCAGTCGCTGCACGGGCTGCGGGTCTCCAAGGCCTTCATCTCCGGCAGCGGGCTCACCGCCGAGCGCGGCCTGTCCACCACCAACATGCTCTCCGCCAGCGTGGACCGGGCCCTGGTGCAGGCCGCCGCCGAGGTGATCGTGCTCGCCGACCACACCAAGCTCGGCTCGGACACCATGTTCCAGACCGTGCCCACCGACGCGATCACCCGGCTGGTCACCGACGAGCACACCGCCGCCGAGGACCCGACCGCCCGCGAGCTGGACGCGCTGGCCGACTGCGGGGTGCAGATCTCCGTCGCCCCGCTCGGGTCGGGCTCGGAGCCGGCGCCCCACCAGGGGCCCGTCCCGGTCGGCCCGCGCCGGATCGCCCCGCCGCCCGGGGCCCCGCTCCCCGGCCCGCGCCGCCCCGGCCCCCACGCGGGCCCGCCCGGCCAGCCCCCCGCCCGCTACGCCGAACTCGGCGCCCCCCGCGTCCGGCCCTAG
- a CDS encoding NAD(P)H-quinone dehydrogenase, with product MEHVTRIVIIGGGPGGYEAALVAAQLGAEVTVVDRDGLGGSAVLTDCVPSKTLIATAEVMTTFDSSYEELGIIVADDTPPLEQSARVVGVDLGKVNRRVKRLAIAQSHDITQAVTRAGVTVLRGKGRLASGGQAVDGSREVLVDLADGTTESVRADAVLIATGVHPRELPDAQPDGERILTWTQVYDLEELPRELIVVGSGVTGAEFAGAYQALGSDVTLVSSRDRVLPGEDPDAAEVLEEVFRRRGMNVMSRSRAERAKRVGDHVEVTLADGRTIRGTHCLMAVGSIPNTAGMGLEEAGVKLNDWGQIVVDRVSRTTAPGVYAAGDCTGVFMLASVAAMQGRIAMYHALGDAVQPLNLKTVASNVFTDPEIATVGYTAADVQGGRVDAVEVKLPLRGNPRAKMQGIRDGFVKLFCRPGTGIVVGGVVVAPRASELIHSISLAVDNNLTVEQVAKGFTVYPSISGSTAEAARQLHTRKREGADS from the coding sequence ATGGAGCACGTGACTCGGATCGTGATCATCGGTGGCGGACCCGGCGGATACGAGGCGGCCCTGGTGGCAGCCCAGCTCGGCGCGGAGGTGACCGTTGTCGACCGCGACGGTCTGGGCGGATCGGCGGTGCTGACGGACTGTGTACCGTCCAAGACGCTGATCGCGACGGCCGAGGTGATGACCACCTTCGACAGCTCCTACGAGGAGCTGGGCATCATCGTCGCCGACGACACCCCGCCGCTGGAGCAGTCCGCCCGGGTGGTCGGCGTGGACCTCGGCAAGGTCAACCGGCGTGTGAAGCGGCTGGCGATCGCGCAGTCCCACGACATCACCCAGGCCGTCACCCGGGCCGGCGTGACCGTGCTGCGCGGCAAGGGCCGGCTGGCGTCCGGCGGCCAGGCCGTGGACGGCTCCCGCGAGGTCCTGGTCGACCTGGCCGACGGCACCACCGAGTCGGTGCGCGCCGACGCCGTCCTGATCGCCACCGGCGTCCACCCGCGCGAGCTGCCCGACGCCCAGCCGGACGGCGAGCGGATCCTCACCTGGACCCAGGTGTACGACCTGGAGGAGCTGCCCCGCGAGCTGATCGTGGTCGGCTCCGGCGTCACCGGCGCCGAGTTCGCCGGCGCGTACCAGGCGCTGGGCTCCGACGTCACCCTGGTCTCCTCCCGCGACCGGGTGCTGCCCGGCGAGGACCCGGACGCCGCCGAGGTGCTGGAGGAGGTCTTCCGCCGCCGCGGCATGAACGTGATGAGCCGCTCCCGGGCCGAGCGCGCCAAGCGGGTCGGCGACCACGTCGAGGTCACCCTGGCCGACGGCCGCACCATCCGCGGCACCCACTGCCTGATGGCGGTCGGCTCGATCCCCAACACCGCCGGCATGGGCCTGGAGGAGGCGGGGGTCAAGCTCAACGACTGGGGCCAGATCGTGGTCGACCGGGTCTCCCGCACCACCGCCCCCGGCGTCTACGCGGCCGGCGACTGCACCGGCGTCTTCATGCTCGCCTCGGTGGCCGCCATGCAGGGCCGGATCGCCATGTACCACGCCCTCGGCGACGCGGTGCAGCCGCTCAACCTCAAGACCGTGGCCTCCAACGTCTTCACCGACCCGGAGATCGCCACCGTCGGCTACACCGCCGCCGACGTCCAGGGCGGCCGGGTGGACGCCGTCGAGGTGAAGCTCCCGCTGCGCGGCAACCCGCGGGCCAAGATGCAGGGCATCCGGGACGGCTTCGTGAAGCTGTTCTGCCGCCCCGGCACCGGCATCGTGGTCGGCGGCGTGGTCGTGGCCCCGCGCGCCAGCGAGCTGATCCACTCCATCTCGCTCGCGGTGGACAACAACCTGACGGTGGAGCAGGTCGCCAAGGGCTTCACCGTCTACCCGTCCATCTCCGGTTCCACCGCCGAGGCCGCCCGCCAGCTCCACACCCGCAAGCGCGAGGGCGCCGACTCCTGA
- a CDS encoding acyl-CoA carboxylase subunit beta, which translates to MTEAPFDPHTTAGKLADLRRRLDEAVHSGSAAAVEKQHAKGKLTARERIAELLDEDSFVEFDEFARHRSTNFGQEKNRPYGDGVVTGYGTVDGRQVAVFAQDFTVFGGSLGEVFGEKIVKVMDFALKTGCPMIGINDSGGARIQEGVVSLGLYGEIFRRNVHASGVIPQISLIMGPCAGGAVYSPAVTDFVVMADQTSHMFITGPDVIKTVTGEDVGMEELGGARTHNTKSGNAHHLAADEKEAVEYVKNLLSYLPSNNLSDPPVYPEQADLSITDEDLELDTIVPDSANQPYDMHKVIEHVLDDGEFLEVQPLYAGNIVTGFGRVEGHPVGIVGNQPMDLAGCLDIAASEKAARFVRTCDAFNIPVLTFVDVPGFLPGTGQEWDGIIRRGAKLIYAYAEATVPLITVITRKAFGGAYDVMGSKHLGADLNLAWPTAQIAVMGAQGAVNILHRRELAAAEQEGILDEKRAELLASYEDTLLNPYLAAERGYVDAVIAPSETRRHIVRGLRALRGKREVLPPKKHGNIPL; encoded by the coding sequence ATGACCGAGGCCCCGTTCGACCCGCACACCACCGCCGGCAAACTGGCCGACCTGCGGCGCCGACTCGACGAGGCGGTGCACTCAGGCTCCGCCGCCGCCGTCGAGAAGCAGCACGCCAAGGGCAAGCTGACGGCGCGCGAGCGGATCGCCGAACTCCTCGACGAGGACTCCTTCGTCGAGTTCGACGAGTTCGCCCGGCACCGCTCGACCAACTTCGGCCAGGAGAAGAACCGGCCGTACGGCGACGGCGTGGTCACCGGCTACGGCACCGTCGACGGCCGGCAGGTCGCGGTCTTCGCCCAGGACTTCACGGTCTTCGGCGGCTCCCTCGGCGAGGTGTTCGGCGAGAAGATCGTCAAGGTGATGGACTTCGCGCTGAAGACCGGCTGCCCGATGATCGGCATCAACGACTCCGGCGGTGCCCGGATCCAGGAGGGCGTGGTCTCGCTCGGCCTGTACGGCGAGATCTTCCGCCGCAACGTGCACGCCTCGGGTGTCATCCCGCAGATCTCGCTGATCATGGGCCCGTGCGCGGGCGGCGCGGTGTACTCCCCCGCCGTCACCGACTTCGTGGTGATGGCCGACCAGACCTCGCACATGTTCATCACCGGCCCGGACGTCATCAAGACGGTCACCGGCGAGGACGTGGGCATGGAGGAGCTGGGCGGCGCCCGGACCCACAACACCAAGTCCGGCAACGCGCACCACCTGGCCGCCGACGAGAAGGAGGCCGTGGAGTACGTCAAGAACCTGCTGTCGTACCTGCCCTCCAACAACCTCTCGGACCCGCCGGTCTACCCCGAGCAGGCCGACCTCTCGATCACCGACGAGGACCTGGAGCTCGACACCATCGTGCCGGACTCGGCCAACCAGCCGTACGACATGCACAAGGTGATCGAGCACGTCCTGGACGACGGCGAGTTCCTCGAGGTGCAGCCGCTCTACGCGGGCAACATCGTCACCGGCTTCGGCCGGGTCGAGGGCCACCCGGTCGGCATCGTCGGCAACCAGCCGATGGACCTGGCCGGCTGCCTGGACATCGCCGCCAGCGAGAAGGCCGCCCGGTTCGTCCGCACCTGCGACGCCTTCAACATCCCGGTGCTGACCTTCGTCGACGTCCCCGGCTTCCTGCCCGGCACCGGCCAGGAGTGGGACGGCATCATCCGGCGCGGCGCCAAGCTGATCTACGCGTACGCCGAGGCCACCGTCCCGCTGATCACCGTGATCACCCGCAAGGCGTTCGGCGGCGCGTACGACGTCATGGGTTCCAAGCACCTGGGCGCGGACCTCAACCTGGCCTGGCCGACCGCGCAGATCGCGGTCATGGGCGCCCAGGGCGCGGTCAACATCCTGCACCGCAGGGAGCTGGCCGCGGCCGAGCAGGAGGGGATCCTGGACGAGAAGCGGGCCGAGCTGCTCGCCTCGTACGAGGACACCCTGCTCAACCCCTACCTGGCCGCGGAGCGCGGCTACGTGGACGCGGTCATCGCCCCGAGCGAGACCCGTCGGCACATCGTCCGCGGGCTGCGCGCGCTGCGCGGCAAGCGGGAGGTTTTGCCGCCCAAGAAGCACGGCAACATCCCCCTGTAA
- a CDS encoding biotin--[acetyl-CoA-carboxylase] ligase — protein sequence MTEPEAPRPRRSGLRGFGHDGPSPWTDLERPPLDSAALRADLVVPGGLWTSLDVVTETGSTNSDLAARAKAGEPEAAVLVAESQNAGRGRLDRRWSAPPRSGLFLSLLLRPEGVPMERYGWLPILVGTAAAATLGRIGELEIGLKWPNDLQVVVDGTERKIGGILTELSGGAVIAGLGVNVTLRESELPVPAAASLALAGAKVTDRQTLLRSLLREFAELYGEWTAAAGDPHASGLLSAYTARCTTLGRPVRVLLPGARELTGEAVAVDGDGRLVVRTPDGTRHPVAAGDVVHVRPQVS from the coding sequence GTGACCGAGCCGGAAGCCCCCCGTCCCCGCCGCAGCGGCCTGCGTGGCTTCGGCCACGACGGCCCGTCCCCCTGGACCGACCTGGAGCGCCCACCGCTGGACTCCGCCGCCCTCCGGGCCGACCTGGTCGTCCCCGGCGGCCTCTGGACGTCACTCGATGTGGTGACCGAGACCGGCTCCACCAACAGCGACCTGGCCGCCCGCGCCAAGGCCGGCGAGCCGGAGGCTGCGGTGCTGGTCGCCGAGTCCCAGAACGCCGGCCGCGGCCGCCTCGACCGCCGCTGGAGCGCCCCGCCCCGCTCCGGCCTCTTCCTCTCCCTCCTGCTGCGCCCCGAGGGCGTCCCGATGGAGCGGTACGGCTGGCTGCCGATCCTGGTCGGCACCGCGGCCGCCGCCACCCTCGGCCGGATCGGCGAGCTGGAGATCGGCCTGAAGTGGCCCAACGACCTCCAGGTCGTGGTGGACGGCACCGAGCGCAAGATCGGCGGCATCCTCACCGAACTGAGCGGCGGCGCCGTGATCGCCGGCCTCGGCGTCAACGTCACCCTGCGGGAGAGCGAGCTGCCGGTGCCCGCCGCCGCCTCGCTCGCCCTCGCCGGGGCGAAGGTGACCGACCGGCAGACCCTGCTCCGCTCCCTGCTGCGCGAGTTCGCCGAGCTGTACGGCGAGTGGACCGCCGCCGCCGGCGACCCGCACGCCAGCGGCCTGCTCTCCGCCTACACCGCCCGCTGCACCACCCTGGGCCGCCCGGTCCGGGTGCTGCTGCCCGGCGCCCGCGAGCTGACCGGCGAGGCGGTGGCGGTGGACGGCGACGGCCGGCTGGTCGTCCGCACCCCGGACGGCACCCGGCACCCGGTGGCGGCCGGGGACGTCGTACACGTACGGCCGCAGGTGTCTTAG
- a CDS encoding acetyl/propionyl/methylcrotonyl-CoA carboxylase subunit alpha, whose amino-acid sequence MRKVLIANRGEIAVRVARACRDAGIASVAVYAEPDRDALHVRAADEAYALGGDTPATSYLDIAKVLKAAADSGADAVHPGYGFLSENADFAQAVIDAGLIWIGPPPQAIRDLGDKVTARHVAQRAGAPLVAGTPEPVSGSDEVVDFAREHGLPVAIKAAYGGGGRGLKVARTLEEIPELYESAVREAVAAFGRGECFVEQYLDKPRHVETQCLADRHGNVVVVSTRDCSLQRRHQKLVEEAPAPFLTPEQNAELYRASKAILREAGYVGAGTCEFLVSQDGLISFLEVNTRLQVEHPVSEEVTGLDLVREMFRIADGEELGYDDPEVRGHSIEFRINGEDPGRNFLPAPGTVTLFAAPSGPGVRLDAGVESGSVIGPAWDSLLAKLIVTGADRKQALQRAARALAEFKVEGMATAIPFHQAVVTDPAFAPEVHGSDEAFTVYTRWIETEFDNTIPAFTGAGGEGEEAEGRETVVVEVGGKRIEVSLPSSLGVSAAPAAAAGTGKTKRRVGAKKAGSAVSGDTLASPMQGTIVKVAVEEGQVVAEGELIVVLEAMKMEQPLNAHKAGTVVGLKAEVGQSVSSGAALCEIKD is encoded by the coding sequence GTGCGCAAGGTGCTCATCGCCAACCGCGGAGAAATCGCCGTCCGCGTCGCCCGGGCCTGCCGGGATGCCGGTATCGCCAGCGTCGCCGTGTACGCCGAGCCGGACCGGGACGCGCTGCACGTCCGCGCGGCCGACGAGGCGTACGCGCTCGGCGGCGACACCCCCGCCACCAGCTACCTGGACATCGCCAAGGTGCTCAAGGCGGCCGCGGACTCGGGTGCGGACGCCGTCCACCCCGGTTACGGCTTCCTCTCCGAGAACGCCGACTTCGCCCAGGCCGTGATCGACGCCGGTCTGATCTGGATCGGCCCGCCGCCGCAGGCCATCCGCGACCTCGGCGACAAGGTCACCGCCCGGCACGTCGCCCAGCGCGCCGGCGCCCCGCTGGTCGCCGGCACCCCGGAGCCGGTCTCCGGCTCCGACGAGGTCGTCGACTTCGCCCGGGAGCACGGCCTGCCGGTCGCCATCAAGGCGGCGTACGGCGGTGGCGGCCGCGGCCTCAAGGTCGCCCGCACCCTGGAGGAGATCCCCGAGCTGTACGAGTCGGCGGTCCGCGAGGCCGTCGCCGCGTTCGGCCGCGGCGAGTGCTTCGTCGAGCAGTACCTGGACAAGCCGCGCCACGTCGAGACCCAGTGCCTCGCCGACCGGCACGGCAACGTGGTCGTGGTCTCCACCCGTGACTGCTCGCTGCAGCGCCGGCACCAGAAGCTGGTCGAGGAGGCCCCCGCGCCGTTCCTCACCCCGGAGCAGAACGCCGAGCTGTACCGCGCCTCCAAGGCGATCCTGCGCGAGGCGGGCTACGTCGGCGCCGGTACCTGCGAGTTCCTGGTCTCCCAGGACGGCCTGATCTCCTTCCTGGAGGTCAACACCCGTCTGCAGGTCGAGCACCCGGTCTCCGAGGAGGTCACCGGCCTCGACCTGGTCCGGGAGATGTTCCGGATCGCCGACGGCGAGGAGCTCGGCTACGACGACCCGGAGGTCCGCGGTCACTCGATCGAGTTCCGGATCAACGGCGAGGACCCGGGCCGCAACTTCCTGCCGGCGCCCGGCACGGTGACCCTGTTCGCCGCGCCGTCCGGTCCGGGCGTGCGCCTGGACGCGGGCGTGGAGTCCGGCTCGGTCATCGGCCCCGCCTGGGACTCGCTGCTGGCCAAGCTGATCGTCACCGGTGCCGACCGCAAGCAGGCGCTGCAGCGTGCGGCCCGTGCGCTGGCCGAGTTCAAGGTGGAGGGCATGGCCACCGCCATCCCGTTCCACCAGGCCGTGGTGACCGACCCGGCGTTCGCGCCGGAGGTGCACGGCAGCGACGAGGCGTTCACGGTCTACACCCGCTGGATCGAGACCGAGTTCGACAACACCATCCCGGCGTTCACCGGCGCCGGCGGTGAGGGCGAGGAGGCCGAGGGCCGCGAGACCGTCGTGGTCGAGGTCGGCGGCAAGCGGATCGAGGTCTCGCTGCCGTCCTCGCTGGGCGTGTCGGCCGCTCCGGCCGCCGCCGCGGGCACCGGCAAGACCAAGCGCCGGGTGGGCGCCAAGAAGGCCGGCTCGGCCGTCTCCGGCGACACCCTCGCCTCGCCGATGCAGGGCACCATCGTCAAGGTCGCCGTGGAGGAGGGCCAGGTCGTCGCCGAGGGCGAGCTGATCGTCGTCCTGGAGGCGATGAAGATGGAGCAGCCGCTCAACGCGCACAAGGCCGGCACCGTGGTCGGCCTCAAGGCCGAGGTCGGCCAGTCCGTGAGCAGCGGCGCGGCCCTCTGCGAGATCAAGGACTGA
- a CDS encoding DoxX family protein has protein sequence MSSVSPVPRDAVENIKPYALGLFRIVTGLLFACHGAASLFGVLGGAMGKGLTVETWSWPGWYASVIQLVGGALVLLGLGTRTAALICSGSMAYAYFSVHQEMALWPIQNGGELSALFSWTFLVIAAVGPGALALDGLLARRGRAVPAPVTA, from the coding sequence ATGTCCTCGGTGTCCCCGGTGCCCAGAGACGCTGTCGAGAACATCAAGCCCTACGCCCTCGGGCTCTTCCGGATCGTCACCGGCCTGCTGTTCGCCTGCCACGGCGCCGCCTCGCTGTTCGGCGTGCTCGGCGGTGCGATGGGCAAGGGCCTCACCGTCGAGACCTGGAGCTGGCCGGGCTGGTACGCGTCGGTGATCCAGCTGGTCGGCGGCGCCCTGGTGCTGCTCGGCCTGGGCACCCGAACCGCCGCCCTGATCTGCTCCGGTTCGATGGCCTACGCGTACTTCTCGGTGCACCAGGAGATGGCGCTCTGGCCGATCCAGAACGGCGGCGAGCTGTCCGCCCTGTTCAGCTGGACCTTCCTGGTGATCGCCGCCGTCGGCCCCGGCGCGCTGGCGCTGGACGGGCTGCTGGCCCGCCGCGGCCGGGCCGTCCCGGCCCCCGTCACCGCCTGA
- the mmpB gene encoding morphogenic membrane protein MmpB, which yields MLWSDPRDEPSPEARRVQQMLRRAGLLLALLAVLGAVLLLA from the coding sequence GTGCTCTGGTCAGACCCCCGCGACGAGCCGTCGCCCGAGGCCCGTCGGGTGCAGCAGATGCTGCGCCGCGCCGGGCTGCTGCTCGCGCTGCTGGCCGTGCTCGGGGCCGTCCTGCTGCTGGCCTGA